The following are from one region of the Corylus avellana chromosome ca1, CavTom2PMs-1.0 genome:
- the LOC132192033 gene encoding uncharacterized protein LOC132192033 isoform X2, with the protein MSRCFPFPPPGYEKRARIDDADLLKKKEKRNKKDKKGKEKREGKEKKDKERSKEKHSDKKDRKEKHKDKDRDRDKEKKGTSDEKRVAGQPDSYKGEKLVPNNLQNVEVKDAKYVQELARRIRDEESAITSQMVQKITVTGQRGSEFLGRVVESNLANHSGEQRKIKEAKDDSKQINGQRNHVNTRSLESAIGGNFSVMDHRRVGLALPVEKNVEKPKDGKEKNKHKDSNGKGDKPKDNDREKKSKSKVKDEAKEKKKEKKAKEISEHSKQQPRLQENGKESLDSSNAKQFYLSETINNSTFGEGNLGKRKELHKNGPLLDNGIRPHKLLRPVSSSERVMENGRKLEPCQTDIPSTSGRQGAASNGIVGIKEHRPNGLVEPQRPNAGSIRSSSTTVQVNENGEASAKPPLVRLQRPNAKPSPTTLQVNDNGEAFSKPPHPDSKYLIQILSIPKVEDLSDIDDQEWLFSSNCLLSKESKAGSPQVEGTQHVWAKALQIESADVYALPYVVPY; encoded by the exons ATGTCTCGCTGCTTTCCATTTCCTCCCCCAGGATATGAGAAGAGAGCTAGAATTGATGATGCAGACCTACTAAAAaag aaggagaaaaggaataaaaaggATAAGAAGGgcaaagaaaagagagaaggtaAAGAAAAGAAGGACAAAGAGAGAAGTAAGGAAAAACATAGTGACAAGAAAGACCGAAAGGAAAAGCACAAAGACAAGGACAGGGATagggataaagaaaaaaaggggaccTCGGATGAGAAGAGAGTTGCAGGGCAGCCGGATAGCTATAAAGGAGAGAAGCTTGTTCCAAACAATCTTCAGAATGTTGAGGTTAAGGATGCTAAATATGTGCAGGAGTTGGCCAGGAGAATCAGGGATGAAGAAAGTGCTATTACAAGCCAAATGGTTCAGAAGATTACTGTTACTGGTCAAAGAGGATCTGAGTTTCTGGGTAGGGTGGTGGAGAGCAATCTTGCCAATCATTCTGGAGAACAAAGGAAAATTAAGGAAGCGAAAGACGATAGTAAGCAGATCAATGGACAAAGAAATCACGTCAATACGAGAAGTTTGGAGAGTGCCATTGGTGGAAACTTCTCTGTTATGGATCACAGAAGAGTTGGACTTGCTTTGCCAGTGGAGAAAAATGTTGAGAAGCCAAAGGATGGGAAAGAGAAGAACAAGCACAAGGATAGTAATGGTAAGGGTGATAAACCTAAGGATAATGAtcgagaaaagaaaagcaaatcaAAGGTTAAAGATGAAgctaaagaaaagaaaaaggagaagaaagcaAAGGAGATAAGTGAACATAGTAAACAGCAGCCTAGATTGCAAGAAAACGGCAAGGAGTCCCTTGACTCTAGCAATGCTAAGCAATTTTACCTTTCAGAGACGATCAATAACAGTACTTTTGGTGAGGGAAATCTTGGAAAACGTAAGGAGCTTCACAAAAATGGACCTCTACTTG ACAATGGAATTCGACCCCATAAGTTGCTGAGACCTGTTTCATCCTCTGAACGAGTCATGGAAAATGGAAGGAAATTGGAACCTTGCCAAACTGATATTCCGTCAACTTCTGGGAGACAGGGGGCTGCCAGTAATGGTATAGTGGGCATTAAGGAGCATAGGCCTAATGGTTTGGTGGAGCCTCAAAGACCCAATGCAGGCTCAATAAGGTCTTCATCTACTACCGTACAGGTCAATGAAAATGGTGAAGCATCTGCAAAACCACCTTTGGTAAGGCTTCAAAGACCGAATGCAAAGCCTTCCCCTACTACGTTACAAGTTAATGATAATGGCGAAGCTTTTTCAAAACCGCCACATCCCGATTCCAAATACCTGATTCAGATACTTTCTATACCAAAAGTGGAGGATTTGTCTGATATTGACGACCAAGAATGGCTGTTTAGCAGCAATTGTCTGCTGTCAAAGGAATCCAAGGCAGGTTCTCCTCAGGTTGAAGGGACACAACACGTGTGGGCGAAAGCTTTGCAGATAGAGTCTGCTGATGTTTATGCTCTGCCATATGTCGTTCCCTATTAA
- the LOC132192033 gene encoding uncharacterized protein LOC132192033 isoform X1: MSRCFPFPPPGYEKRARIDDADLLKKEKQKEKRNKKDKKGKEKREGKEKKDKERSKEKHSDKKDRKEKHKDKDRDRDKEKKGTSDEKRVAGQPDSYKGEKLVPNNLQNVEVKDAKYVQELARRIRDEESAITSQMVQKITVTGQRGSEFLGRVVESNLANHSGEQRKIKEAKDDSKQINGQRNHVNTRSLESAIGGNFSVMDHRRVGLALPVEKNVEKPKDGKEKNKHKDSNGKGDKPKDNDREKKSKSKVKDEAKEKKKEKKAKEISEHSKQQPRLQENGKESLDSSNAKQFYLSETINNSTFGEGNLGKRKELHKNGPLLDNGIRPHKLLRPVSSSERVMENGRKLEPCQTDIPSTSGRQGAASNGIVGIKEHRPNGLVEPQRPNAGSIRSSSTTVQVNENGEASAKPPLVRLQRPNAKPSPTTLQVNDNGEAFSKPPHPDSKYLIQILSIPKVEDLSDIDDQEWLFSSNCLLSKESKAGSPQVEGTQHVWAKALQIESADVYALPYVVPY, from the exons ATGTCTCGCTGCTTTCCATTTCCTCCCCCAGGATATGAGAAGAGAGCTAGAATTGATGATGCAGACCTACTAAAAaag gagaagcagaaggagaaaaggaataaaaaggATAAGAAGGgcaaagaaaagagagaaggtaAAGAAAAGAAGGACAAAGAGAGAAGTAAGGAAAAACATAGTGACAAGAAAGACCGAAAGGAAAAGCACAAAGACAAGGACAGGGATagggataaagaaaaaaaggggaccTCGGATGAGAAGAGAGTTGCAGGGCAGCCGGATAGCTATAAAGGAGAGAAGCTTGTTCCAAACAATCTTCAGAATGTTGAGGTTAAGGATGCTAAATATGTGCAGGAGTTGGCCAGGAGAATCAGGGATGAAGAAAGTGCTATTACAAGCCAAATGGTTCAGAAGATTACTGTTACTGGTCAAAGAGGATCTGAGTTTCTGGGTAGGGTGGTGGAGAGCAATCTTGCCAATCATTCTGGAGAACAAAGGAAAATTAAGGAAGCGAAAGACGATAGTAAGCAGATCAATGGACAAAGAAATCACGTCAATACGAGAAGTTTGGAGAGTGCCATTGGTGGAAACTTCTCTGTTATGGATCACAGAAGAGTTGGACTTGCTTTGCCAGTGGAGAAAAATGTTGAGAAGCCAAAGGATGGGAAAGAGAAGAACAAGCACAAGGATAGTAATGGTAAGGGTGATAAACCTAAGGATAATGAtcgagaaaagaaaagcaaatcaAAGGTTAAAGATGAAgctaaagaaaagaaaaaggagaagaaagcaAAGGAGATAAGTGAACATAGTAAACAGCAGCCTAGATTGCAAGAAAACGGCAAGGAGTCCCTTGACTCTAGCAATGCTAAGCAATTTTACCTTTCAGAGACGATCAATAACAGTACTTTTGGTGAGGGAAATCTTGGAAAACGTAAGGAGCTTCACAAAAATGGACCTCTACTTG ACAATGGAATTCGACCCCATAAGTTGCTGAGACCTGTTTCATCCTCTGAACGAGTCATGGAAAATGGAAGGAAATTGGAACCTTGCCAAACTGATATTCCGTCAACTTCTGGGAGACAGGGGGCTGCCAGTAATGGTATAGTGGGCATTAAGGAGCATAGGCCTAATGGTTTGGTGGAGCCTCAAAGACCCAATGCAGGCTCAATAAGGTCTTCATCTACTACCGTACAGGTCAATGAAAATGGTGAAGCATCTGCAAAACCACCTTTGGTAAGGCTTCAAAGACCGAATGCAAAGCCTTCCCCTACTACGTTACAAGTTAATGATAATGGCGAAGCTTTTTCAAAACCGCCACATCCCGATTCCAAATACCTGATTCAGATACTTTCTATACCAAAAGTGGAGGATTTGTCTGATATTGACGACCAAGAATGGCTGTTTAGCAGCAATTGTCTGCTGTCAAAGGAATCCAAGGCAGGTTCTCCTCAGGTTGAAGGGACACAACACGTGTGGGCGAAAGCTTTGCAGATAGAGTCTGCTGATGTTTATGCTCTGCCATATGTCGTTCCCTATTAA